A section of the Pseudomonas prosekii genome encodes:
- a CDS encoding HK97 gp10 family phage protein, whose protein sequence is MAQGWSVPPSLFMDEVEEVIKERIRAIATALHGEIVSRSPVDTGRFRRNNVISIGAPVFTITEEVDKDGAETKADGVAALSALKPYTVVYIQNNLPYGERLENGHSGQAPAGIYGITFIGVSEDFR, encoded by the coding sequence ATGGCGCAGGGTTGGAGTGTGCCGCCGTCGCTGTTCATGGATGAGGTGGAAGAGGTCATTAAAGAGCGGATTCGCGCGATCGCCACCGCGCTGCACGGTGAAATCGTCAGCAGATCTCCGGTGGACACAGGACGCTTTCGCCGAAACAACGTGATCAGCATTGGCGCGCCGGTGTTCACGATCACGGAGGAGGTGGACAAGGATGGTGCTGAGACCAAAGCCGATGGAGTCGCTGCTCTGTCAGCGCTCAAGCCGTACACCGTCGTCTACATCCAGAACAACTTGCCATACGGCGAGCGACTGGAGAACGGTCACTCAGGCCAAGCACCCGCAGGGATCTACGGCATCACCTTTATCGGCGTGTCGGAGGATTTTCGATGA
- a CDS encoding NUMOD4 domain-containing protein encodes MQEIWKPIAGFGGYEVSNLGRIRSLDRICTGPSGRQRRRSGGLMKQTETFGYLQLTLMNEQGKTVAKAHRVVAAAFCLKPDGCDVVNHLNGLKSDNRADNLEWTTVQGNTSHSYTTGLQTGRKGLSHHNVRLAEEDVLQIVRRLAGGESQCSIATDYQVGQAQISLINLGKRWDHLDFSEYGAPPYGRTRARA; translated from the coding sequence ATGCAAGAAATCTGGAAGCCGATAGCGGGCTTTGGCGGCTATGAAGTTTCGAACCTTGGACGCATCAGGTCTCTAGACCGAATCTGTACGGGGCCTAGCGGTCGCCAGCGCAGACGAAGCGGCGGGCTTATGAAGCAGACCGAGACATTCGGATATCTGCAATTGACCCTAATGAACGAGCAAGGCAAGACAGTTGCTAAAGCCCATCGGGTGGTGGCCGCTGCCTTCTGCCTTAAGCCGGATGGGTGCGATGTTGTGAATCACCTCAACGGGCTGAAGAGCGACAACAGAGCTGATAACCTTGAGTGGACTACCGTCCAAGGAAACACCAGCCACTCCTATACGACAGGCCTTCAGACCGGTCGCAAAGGACTGAGCCATCACAATGTTCGTCTCGCGGAAGAGGACGTACTGCAAATAGTGCGACGCTTAGCTGGTGGCGAATCTCAGTGCTCGATCGCAACCGACTACCAAGTCGGACAAGCCCAGATATCTCTCATCAATCTGGGCAAACGCTGGGACCATCTCGACTTCAGCGAATACGGCGCGCCTCCCTACGGAAGAACGCGCGCCCGCGCCTAA
- a CDS encoding phage tail terminator-like protein translates to MTYEQIRALITARMVAFTGIDQARIDYPNQPEVFTPPATGLWCRLNVQYATAFMAGMADRPYTRKPGQISIQCFARARTGTKAINELADALEAHFAYWMSGDLECMEASQVVAGEFEGFYQINVNIRFRAG, encoded by the coding sequence ATGACCTACGAGCAAATCAGAGCGCTCATCACAGCGCGGATGGTCGCCTTCACTGGCATTGACCAGGCGCGCATTGATTATCCCAACCAGCCCGAAGTCTTCACGCCGCCGGCCACCGGCCTGTGGTGTCGATTGAACGTGCAGTACGCCACCGCCTTTATGGCCGGCATGGCCGACAGGCCGTACACCCGCAAGCCCGGGCAGATCAGCATTCAGTGCTTCGCGCGGGCGCGCACCGGCACCAAGGCCATCAACGAACTGGCCGACGCGCTCGAAGCGCACTTCGCCTACTGGATGTCCGGTGACCTTGAGTGCATGGAGGCCAGCCAGGTGGTCGCCGGCGAGTTCGAGGGCTTTTACCAAATCAACGTCAACATCCGGTTTCGCGCCGGCTGA